A single Clostridium sp. AN503 DNA region contains:
- a CDS encoding ABC transporter ATP-binding protein — MLEVKKISKFYGNKMAIQDISFSVEPGQIVGLLGHNGCGKSTTMNIITNCLAPSEGEVLLDGVSIAEDPIAVKAKTGYLPEIPPVYPDMTVEEQLTYVCGLRKLPRKEYKAQIETVCEYLNITGVRKRLIYNLSKGYRQRVGFAQALLGNPELLILDEPTVGLDPQQIMELRELIIRLKKDHMIILSSHILSEIAATCDRIIVLSNGRLTADDTLDGLVRRVSEHTELALQADGSPAQLIPLIQSIPAVESCRLETDPISGGTEYRIRVKDQQDIHGELFERLAKIHCPIRVLRPVHADLEAVFLQLTQDRRYLT; from the coding sequence ATGCTGGAAGTCAAGAAAATCAGCAAGTTTTACGGGAATAAAATGGCAATTCAGGACATCAGTTTCTCCGTTGAACCAGGGCAGATCGTGGGCCTTCTGGGCCATAACGGCTGCGGCAAATCCACCACGATGAATATCATCACCAACTGCCTTGCCCCATCAGAAGGGGAGGTGCTGCTCGACGGGGTATCTATTGCAGAGGACCCGATCGCGGTAAAGGCAAAGACCGGATATCTGCCTGAGATCCCGCCGGTGTACCCGGACATGACGGTTGAGGAACAGCTCACCTATGTCTGCGGCCTGCGAAAGCTGCCCCGGAAGGAGTATAAAGCACAGATTGAGACAGTCTGTGAGTATTTGAATATTACAGGCGTCAGAAAACGCCTGATCTATAACCTGTCCAAGGGATACCGCCAGAGGGTCGGCTTCGCGCAGGCTCTGCTGGGGAACCCGGAGCTTCTGATCCTGGATGAGCCGACTGTAGGCTTAGATCCACAGCAGATCATGGAGCTGAGGGAGCTGATCATCCGTTTGAAAAAGGACCACATGATCATTCTAAGCTCCCATATCCTGTCCGAGATCGCGGCGACCTGCGACCGGATCATCGTGCTCAGCAATGGACGCCTGACTGCGGACGACACGCTGGATGGTCTTGTGCGCAGGGTATCTGAACATACGGAGCTGGCGCTTCAGGCGGACGGATCACCGGCGCAGCTCATCCCGCTCATCCAGTCGATCCCTGCTGTGGAGTCCTGCAGGCTGGAGACAGATCCCATAAGCGGCGGGACAGAGTACCGCATCCGTGTAAAAGACCAGCAGGATATCCACGGGGAGCTGTTTGAGCGCCTGGCGAAGATCCATTGTCCGATCCGCGTACTGCGGCCGGTCCATGCCGACTTAGAAGCTGTCTTTTTGCAGCTGACCCAGGACCGGCGTTATCTTACATGA
- a CDS encoding RraA family protein, which translates to MEIWKSDEEMFALMKDKLYTPVVGDILDQMGYPHQFLPAEIRPLAAMAPGYAVNNGDPADNRLKLAGFACTVLENDVFESPEKPFGLLTEALDQLCPHEIYVATGAHNSALWGELLTTTAKARGAAGAVLDGYTRDTPQVMGMNWPVFARACWAQDSSIRTCVCDSRCTIEIGQVTIHDGDIVFGDIDGVLIIPRKIHKDVLKKALEKAAGEKTVRKAIENGMSATEAFAKFGIL; encoded by the coding sequence ATGGAGATTTGGAAAAGCGATGAAGAAATGTTTGCCCTGATGAAGGATAAGCTGTATACTCCTGTGGTGGGGGACATCCTGGATCAGATGGGATACCCGCATCAGTTTCTTCCCGCAGAGATCCGCCCCCTGGCTGCGATGGCTCCGGGTTATGCCGTTAACAATGGTGATCCCGCTGACAACCGGCTGAAGCTGGCAGGGTTTGCCTGCACGGTGCTGGAAAACGACGTATTTGAATCACCTGAGAAGCCGTTTGGATTATTGACAGAAGCTCTGGACCAGCTTTGTCCACATGAGATCTATGTTGCCACCGGAGCACACAACAGCGCATTATGGGGAGAACTCCTGACCACGACCGCGAAAGCACGCGGTGCAGCCGGCGCCGTCCTGGATGGCTATACCAGAGACACGCCGCAGGTTATGGGCATGAACTGGCCTGTATTTGCCAGAGCCTGCTGGGCGCAGGATTCCAGCATCCGCACCTGCGTATGTGATTCCCGGTGTACCATTGAGATAGGCCAGGTTACCATCCATGATGGGGATATCGTATTTGGAGATATTGACGGAGTCCTGATCATTCCACGCAAGATCCATAAAGACGTTCTAAAAAAAGCCCTGGAGAAAGCTGCCGGTGAAAAGACTGTCAGAAAGGCAATCGAGAACGGGATGTCTGCAACAGAAGCTTTTGCAAAGTTCGGCATTCTATAG
- a CDS encoding GDSL-type esterase/lipase family protein: MFNILCFGDSNTFGANPSGGRWSRKDRWTGILQERLGPGFYVIEEGCGGLTTMMDDTLELDKNGRKHLAFALRAHRPLDLVVIMLGTNDMKHRFNLLPVDIANGAAELGKLVERYDYGPEYPVPKVLLVCPIELGEGIENSIFTGFSSDAVSVSRQLPPFYEKHAANHNWLYFNAASVAQPSKKDMLHMEKEDHLALAAALETVIRNHFGKEPNG; the protein is encoded by the coding sequence ATGTTCAATATTCTTTGCTTTGGTGACTCCAATACGTTTGGGGCCAATCCGTCCGGCGGGCGCTGGTCAAGGAAAGACCGCTGGACCGGCATCCTGCAGGAGCGCCTGGGACCGGGATTTTATGTGATCGAGGAAGGCTGCGGCGGCCTGACAACTATGATGGATGACACTCTGGAGCTGGACAAAAACGGCAGGAAGCATCTGGCCTTTGCCCTGCGCGCCCACCGCCCTCTGGATCTGGTGGTCATCATGCTGGGAACCAATGATATGAAGCACCGGTTCAATCTCCTGCCTGTGGACATTGCAAACGGCGCTGCGGAGCTTGGCAAACTGGTAGAGCGCTATGATTACGGCCCGGAATACCCGGTCCCCAAGGTACTCTTAGTCTGCCCGATCGAGCTGGGGGAAGGGATTGAAAACAGTATATTCACCGGTTTTTCTTCTGATGCGGTTTCTGTCTCACGCCAGCTGCCGCCCTTTTATGAAAAACACGCTGCAAACCACAACTGGCTGTATTTCAATGCGGCATCGGTGGCACAGCCCAGCAAAAAGGATATGCTCCACATGGAGAAGGAAGACCACCTTGCACTGGCAGCCGCGCTGGAAACAGTTATCAGAAATCATTTTGGGAAGGAGCCAAACGGATGA
- a CDS encoding C4-dicarboxylate TRAP transporter substrate-binding protein, with translation MKKAISLTLALTMAASLTACGSGSGAKAPETTAAGAAKTEAADAKAEAPAEKVSVKFGNTQSETDLQSQSLIAVADKLAAATDGNFTAELFFSSSLGDTDDLLEQGMQGAAVLTITDPSRLASYVPDFGILGMPYIMDDYTGLNKVMQTDLYKEWMQQFADQGVWVVSSNWYSGERNFCLDKVVNKPEDLKGQRIRTIGNEICTTSVDAMGAVATPMSWNEVYTSIQQGALDGAEVQTSSFYATRLWEVVKTINRTKHFQLVGCSATGTGFRDSLSADYQKLFADTFFDVGTEFQEKTLGICEEWEKEMVDKYGLVINEDVDVQAFKDATAPCYEALGMVDIRERLQSEMEKVQ, from the coding sequence ATGAAAAAAGCGATCTCACTGACACTTGCGCTGACAATGGCGGCGTCACTGACAGCATGTGGTTCCGGTTCGGGGGCAAAGGCGCCGGAGACAACTGCTGCGGGCGCGGCAAAAACAGAGGCTGCTGATGCGAAAGCAGAGGCGCCGGCAGAAAAGGTTTCTGTCAAATTCGGAAATACCCAGAGCGAGACTGATCTGCAGTCCCAGTCCCTGATCGCGGTTGCGGACAAGCTGGCGGCCGCCACAGACGGCAACTTTACGGCGGAGCTGTTCTTCAGCTCATCCCTGGGAGATACCGATGATCTTCTGGAGCAGGGCATGCAGGGCGCGGCCGTCCTCACCATAACGGACCCGAGCCGTCTTGCCAGCTACGTTCCTGATTTCGGTATCCTGGGCATGCCTTACATAATGGACGACTATACCGGCCTTAACAAGGTTATGCAGACCGACTTATACAAGGAGTGGATGCAGCAGTTCGCCGATCAGGGCGTCTGGGTAGTCTCCTCCAACTGGTATTCCGGCGAGCGCAACTTCTGCCTGGATAAAGTGGTAAACAAACCGGAGGATCTGAAGGGACAGCGGATCCGTACCATCGGTAATGAGATCTGCACCACATCCGTAGACGCTATGGGCGCTGTCGCTACCCCCATGAGCTGGAATGAGGTTTACACCTCCATTCAGCAGGGCGCTCTTGACGGTGCTGAAGTTCAGACTTCTTCCTTCTATGCGACCAGGCTCTGGGAAGTAGTCAAGACCATCAACCGCACAAAACATTTCCAGTTAGTGGGCTGTTCCGCTACCGGTACCGGCTTCCGCGACAGTTTATCTGCAGACTACCAGAAGCTGTTTGCCGACACCTTCTTTGATGTGGGTACTGAGTTCCAGGAAAAGACCCTGGGGATCTGCGAGGAATGGGAAAAAGAAATGGTTGACAAATACGGCCTTGTCATCAATGAAGATGTGGACGTCCAGGCATTTAAGGACGCGACCGCTCCGTGTTATGAGGCTCTTGGCATGGTGGACATCCGCGAACGCCTCCAGTCCGAGATGGAAAAGGTACAGTAA
- a CDS encoding glucose 1-dehydrogenase codes for MNDYFKQAFDLSGRVALVTGGGSGLGYAAAKCLASAGAAVVITGRREAVLAQACEELGGNVSYCVHDVTDTSRANEVIDRIVSQFGSCDILVNNAGLHCKKSVDDITMQDFRDVMDVHLYGSFALSQAAIPHMRERGRGSIIFISSMSALLGMTKVCVYGSAKAALMGLTRCMAGDVSADGIRVNAIIPGFIDTPMFHQAVDGDIPRQQKILGHTPMNRYGSPEDIGWAAVYLSSDAAAFVNGTSITVDGGCSIGF; via the coding sequence ATGAACGATTATTTCAAACAGGCATTTGACTTATCAGGCCGCGTGGCTCTTGTCACCGGGGGCGGGAGCGGGCTGGGCTACGCCGCCGCAAAATGTCTCGCGTCCGCCGGTGCAGCAGTTGTGATCACCGGACGCCGGGAGGCGGTTCTGGCGCAGGCGTGTGAGGAGTTGGGCGGCAATGTCAGCTACTGCGTCCATGACGTGACGGATACCAGCCGTGCAAACGAGGTGATCGACCGGATCGTATCCCAGTTCGGAAGCTGCGACATCCTTGTCAACAACGCCGGACTCCACTGCAAAAAGTCCGTGGACGATATTACCATGCAGGATTTCCGCGATGTGATGGACGTCCATCTCTACGGCTCCTTCGCCTTATCCCAGGCTGCGATCCCCCATATGCGTGAAAGAGGACGCGGCAGCATTATCTTCATCTCGTCCATGTCCGCACTGCTCGGTATGACAAAGGTCTGTGTATATGGCTCCGCCAAGGCAGCCCTCATGGGGCTTACCCGCTGTATGGCCGGTGACGTATCTGCGGACGGCATCCGTGTCAACGCCATCATTCCAGGCTTCATCGACACCCCCATGTTCCACCAGGCAGTGGACGGGGATATCCCGCGGCAGCAGAAGATCCTCGGACATACCCCCATGAACCGTTACGGCTCGCCGGAGGATATCGGATGGGCGGCCGTCTATCTAAGCTCCGATGCCGCCGCTTTTGTAAATGGCACATCCATCACCGTTGACGGCGGATGCTCTATCGGATTTTAG
- a CDS encoding GldG family protein, with product MKKKISPRLNAAVLVCLGFGLLVSLNYCASRLTGLLGLRFDMTGSHLYELSDETLEILGRSDEHIRIRVFSPESDFLPLVAEILEQYRLRGKGRIEVEYIDPYVQPTLLDSYIQRGYQLELGSIVVESERYTKVLSLKDMFELDSSGNTVRGIKSEQQITSAILYASGTDALSVQFTAGHNESVSDSLKELFGQSNYETGNAALSMEPVEPGTDLLVIASPTSDFSEKEIAALDTYMSDGGRLLAFMGPSSGDMPNLESFFAEWGIGVTRIVVAEELQYTDANPLSIVPVYAAHPVNQYFSGNQLYLVMPSSRALDQLFVSQGGIRTQKLLYSTARAYDSQDKAGEKGPFTLAMTAEKKKDEGKARLALIGSGGLYSDSFMNADNFANAKFLAQVLNWCTETDSAVNIPAKNIGSTQITVTGGQIILQALVFVVILPVGVLLAGFFVCHRRRHS from the coding sequence ATGAAAAAGAAAATCTCTCCGCGCTTAAATGCGGCCGTGCTTGTCTGCCTGGGGTTTGGGCTGCTGGTTTCGCTCAACTACTGCGCCTCCAGGCTGACCGGGCTTCTGGGCCTGCGTTTTGACATGACCGGCAGCCATCTCTATGAATTGTCGGATGAGACTCTTGAGATCCTGGGACGGTCGGATGAACATATCAGGATCCGTGTGTTTTCGCCGGAATCGGATTTCCTGCCGCTGGTTGCGGAGATCCTGGAGCAATACCGCTTGAGGGGGAAGGGGCGCATTGAGGTAGAGTATATCGACCCATACGTACAGCCCACGCTGTTGGACTCTTACATCCAGCGGGGATATCAGCTTGAATTGGGGAGTATTGTGGTGGAGAGTGAGAGGTATACGAAGGTGTTGTCCTTAAAGGACATGTTTGAGTTGGACAGCTCCGGCAATACTGTTCGGGGCATAAAGAGCGAACAGCAGATCACCAGCGCGATCCTGTATGCATCGGGTACTGACGCGCTCTCTGTGCAGTTTACCGCAGGACACAACGAATCTGTATCGGATTCGTTAAAAGAGCTGTTTGGCCAGAGCAATTATGAGACGGGAAACGCCGCCCTTTCCATGGAACCGGTGGAACCTGGCACGGACCTTCTGGTGATCGCGTCCCCCACTTCAGACTTTTCAGAAAAGGAGATCGCGGCGCTGGATACTTACATGTCCGATGGTGGCCGCCTGCTTGCATTTATGGGGCCGTCCTCTGGGGATATGCCGAATCTGGAGAGCTTTTTTGCCGAGTGGGGCATTGGCGTCACCCGGATCGTAGTTGCGGAGGAGCTGCAGTATACAGACGCCAATCCGCTGAGCATAGTTCCCGTCTATGCGGCTCATCCTGTAAACCAGTATTTTTCCGGGAACCAGCTCTATCTGGTCATGCCATCCAGCAGGGCGCTGGACCAGCTGTTTGTCTCCCAGGGTGGGATCCGGACGCAAAAGCTGTTGTATTCCACGGCCCGCGCCTATGACTCACAGGATAAGGCTGGGGAAAAAGGCCCGTTTACTTTAGCGATGACAGCGGAGAAAAAGAAGGATGAGGGTAAGGCCAGGCTGGCCCTGATCGGCAGCGGCGGTCTCTATTCCGACTCCTTTATGAATGCAGATAACTTTGCCAATGCAAAATTCCTGGCACAGGTATTAAACTGGTGTACGGAGACGGACAGCGCTGTCAATATCCCGGCGAAAAATATCGGAAGTACACAGATTACGGTCACGGGCGGGCAGATCATCCTGCAGGCTCTGGTATTTGTTGTGATTCTACCTGTGGGCGTGCTTCTGGCCGGCTTTTTCGTCTGCCATCGCCGCCGTCACAGTTAA
- a CDS encoding AraC family transcriptional regulator has protein sequence MLKVNAVGMIDPIREMHYAFHHKVDAAMFPQVHDFYEISLVTEGAMEMEINSVTQISGTGMLILIRPGDIHDRREISGGCSYINLAFPDKIVKDLFRYLDMPDMPQTIMDLPDPPQIRLLPGEARLLQMQLKKLNLCPVNLPHVACRELRRLVLDIMLQHFVPALSASPEMACPHWLSELVRQLENPDMLSAGLDELAAHSGCTKEHLCRDFRKYLGVSPMAYVNAKRLNYAANLLRHSDQKVIDIAYDSGFQSLSCFYHAFKKEFRMSALEYRQGRGN, from the coding sequence TTGCTAAAAGTAAATGCAGTTGGAATGATCGATCCGATCCGGGAGATGCATTACGCATTTCATCATAAAGTCGACGCGGCTATGTTTCCGCAGGTACATGATTTTTACGAAATATCCCTTGTGACAGAAGGGGCTATGGAGATGGAGATCAACTCTGTCACCCAGATTTCGGGTACGGGTATGCTGATTCTGATCCGTCCCGGAGACATCCATGACCGCCGGGAAATATCCGGGGGCTGCTCTTATATCAATCTGGCGTTTCCTGACAAGATCGTCAAAGACCTGTTCCGGTATCTGGATATGCCGGATATGCCTCAGACTATCATGGACCTTCCTGATCCGCCGCAGATCCGGCTTCTGCCGGGAGAGGCGCGTCTGCTGCAGATGCAGCTCAAAAAGCTGAATCTGTGTCCTGTCAATCTGCCGCACGTAGCCTGCCGGGAGCTGCGCCGCTTAGTGCTTGACATCATGCTGCAGCATTTTGTCCCTGCTCTCTCTGCCTCGCCGGAGATGGCCTGCCCTCACTGGCTCAGTGAATTGGTCAGGCAGCTGGAGAATCCAGACATGCTTTCTGCAGGCCTGGATGAGCTGGCAGCCCACAGCGGATGTACGAAAGAACATCTTTGCCGGGATTTTCGAAAATATCTGGGTGTTTCCCCTATGGCTTATGTCAATGCAAAACGTTTAAACTATGCTGCCAACCTGCTGCGCCACTCCGATCAGAAGGTGATCGATATTGCTTATGATTCCGGGTTTCAGAGCTTAAGCTGTTTTTATCATGCATTCAAAAAAGAATTCCGGATGTCTGCCTTAGAATACAGACAGGGACGGGGGAATTGA
- a CDS encoding mannonate dehydratase: MDMKLGLGLYWYMLKPEYFQFARQCGCTHLIIHPATYYNNDTSIVTATDTRTNYGRSDANSPVWELDSLLAIKKQAQECGLEIYGIENFSPADWYDVLLAGPKRDEQLENLKRIIQNTGKAGIKAFGYNFSLAGVWGHQKKQSARGGAVSTCFDASLLDLDAPVPNGEVWNMTYAEPDGGFMPEITYEELWDRLKYFLEQILPVAEEAGVELALHPDDPPMPKLRGTPRLVYRPELYQKLIDLIPSPANKLELCLGSLQEMQSDKPIYDYLEQYIMQDKISYVHFRNVKGKVPCYDEVFVDEGDIDMFRVLRQLKKGHFNGVLVPDHTPLMTCAAPWHAGMAYALGYMRAAFQMLEKEDM; the protein is encoded by the coding sequence ATGGATATGAAGCTGGGACTGGGACTTTACTGGTATATGCTGAAGCCGGAGTATTTTCAATTTGCGCGTCAATGCGGCTGTACACACCTGATCATCCATCCTGCAACTTACTACAACAACGATACCAGCATTGTCACTGCAACGGATACCAGGACCAATTATGGGCGCTCCGATGCCAACTCTCCCGTATGGGAGCTTGACAGTCTGCTTGCCATAAAAAAACAGGCGCAGGAATGCGGCCTGGAAATCTACGGGATCGAGAATTTCAGCCCGGCTGACTGGTACGATGTCCTTTTAGCAGGCCCAAAGCGCGACGAGCAGCTTGAGAACCTGAAGCGGATCATCCAAAATACCGGAAAAGCCGGAATCAAAGCCTTCGGGTACAATTTCAGCCTGGCCGGCGTCTGGGGCCATCAGAAAAAACAGTCCGCCCGTGGCGGCGCGGTGAGCACCTGTTTTGACGCTTCCCTGCTGGATCTTGACGCTCCAGTCCCGAACGGAGAAGTCTGGAATATGACTTATGCAGAACCCGACGGCGGTTTTATGCCCGAGATCACCTACGAAGAACTCTGGGACCGCCTGAAATATTTTCTGGAACAGATCCTTCCGGTTGCGGAGGAAGCCGGCGTGGAACTGGCGCTGCACCCGGACGACCCGCCCATGCCAAAGCTTCGCGGCACCCCCCGGCTCGTTTACCGCCCGGAGCTGTACCAGAAGCTGATCGATCTGATTCCAAGCCCGGCTAACAAGCTGGAGCTATGTCTTGGCAGCCTGCAGGAAATGCAGTCGGATAAGCCCATCTACGATTATCTGGAACAGTATATCATGCAGGATAAGATCAGCTACGTGCATTTCAGGAACGTGAAGGGAAAGGTCCCCTGCTATGATGAGGTGTTTGTGGATGAGGGCGATATCGATATGTTCCGGGTGCTGAGGCAGCTAAAGAAGGGTCATTTTAACGGAGTCCTGGTTCCTGACCACACACCCCTCATGACCTGCGCAGCTCCCTGGCATGCAGGAATGGCTTACGCGCTCGGCTATATGAGAGCGGCATTTCAGATGTTGGAGAAGGAGGATATGTGA
- a CDS encoding TRAP transporter large permease — MTVLVFTFIIFLVIGLPVAFVIGIAGLAFFAVTPDIPFSITVQRIVAQTQSYSFLAVPFFIFAGTLMNESGITKRILTFASSLTRRMWGGTAQVSAVMSTMMGGVSGSATADACMETRLLGPSMLEKGYSRGYIVAVNSLTGMICATIPPSMGLIIYGFVGEVSIGRLFAAGIIPGIMMMLTLMLTIRITCKRKGFDPPDKDLPRITFSEFMTNLAESIWALIFPVILIVGIRFGVCTPSEAGAFCVVYAILIGKFVYKELTWDKFWGALKTAVVDTAAVMLLITMSGPFSYAVTYCRLPQALANLIFGITSQPQLLMIIILVWLFILGMFLDSNVNFLLLTPIFLPMVQKVGFDPVHFGVLMATIVTMGVFTPPVGSAIYPVCSIIDCPVESYTKDSLPFFAAIFIEMALLVFFPSLVMFLPNLIYGV, encoded by the coding sequence ATGACCGTACTGGTATTTACTTTTATCATTTTTCTTGTGATCGGCCTGCCGGTGGCGTTTGTGATCGGAATCGCCGGGCTTGCCTTTTTTGCAGTCACTCCCGACATCCCATTTAGCATCACAGTGCAGCGTATTGTTGCCCAGACCCAATCCTATTCCTTTCTGGCGGTTCCATTTTTCATTTTTGCCGGGACGCTGATGAATGAGTCCGGGATCACCAAACGGATCCTGACCTTTGCGTCTTCCCTGACACGACGCATGTGGGGCGGCACCGCACAGGTTTCTGCCGTTATGAGTACCATGATGGGCGGTGTTTCCGGTTCCGCAACCGCGGATGCCTGTATGGAGACGCGGCTTCTGGGACCAAGCATGCTGGAGAAGGGATACTCCAGGGGATATATCGTTGCAGTCAACTCCTTAACCGGCATGATCTGCGCCACGATCCCTCCGTCCATGGGCCTGATCATCTATGGCTTTGTAGGCGAGGTCTCCATCGGACGCCTTTTTGCAGCCGGTATCATTCCCGGCATTATGATGATGCTGACCCTGATGCTCACCATCCGGATCACCTGCAAACGGAAGGGCTTTGACCCGCCGGACAAAGATCTGCCGAGGATCACCTTCAGCGAATTCATGACCAATTTAGCGGAATCCATCTGGGCCCTGATCTTCCCGGTCATCCTGATCGTCGGAATCCGCTTTGGCGTGTGCACGCCCTCAGAGGCCGGCGCATTCTGTGTGGTATACGCGATCCTCATCGGCAAATTTGTCTACAAAGAGCTGACCTGGGACAAATTCTGGGGCGCGCTTAAAACAGCAGTTGTCGACACCGCCGCAGTGATGCTTTTGATCACCATGTCGGGGCCGTTCAGCTATGCCGTTACATACTGCAGGCTTCCCCAGGCGCTGGCAAACTTAATCTTCGGCATTACCTCCCAGCCGCAGCTGCTTATGATCATCATTCTCGTATGGCTCTTTATCCTTGGAATGTTCCTGGACAGCAATGTGAACTTTTTGCTGCTGACCCCGATCTTCCTGCCGATGGTACAGAAGGTTGGTTTCGATCCGGTCCACTTTGGGGTTTTGATGGCAACGATCGTTACCATGGGCGTATTTACCCCGCCCGTCGGCTCGGCCATATATCCGGTCTGTTCGATCATAGATTGTCCGGTGGAAAGCTACACAAAAGATTCTCTTCCATTTTTTGCCGCCATCTTTATCGAAATGGCGCTGCTGGTCTTCTTCCCCAGCCTGGTTATGTTTTTACCAAATCTAATCTATGGAGTATAA
- a CDS encoding TRAP transporter small permease: MKKFYQRFCWLEETICCCGFLFMIGLVFLSAVARTTGHPLSWSIDISQLLLCWTTLIGADVAFRKKKILGLDLFTKKLPVPVQRALGIFLDIVIQIALLIFIYYGTNLSIASWKRSFQTLKLSYSYVTMALPVMSVLMSISVIIDIAGRVKSFRAPADENGKEVRK; encoded by the coding sequence ATGAAAAAATTTTACCAGCGTTTTTGCTGGCTGGAAGAAACGATTTGCTGCTGTGGTTTCCTGTTCATGATCGGCCTGGTGTTTCTGTCGGCCGTGGCCCGCACCACGGGCCATCCTCTGTCATGGAGCATCGATATCTCCCAGCTTTTACTGTGCTGGACGACATTGATCGGCGCAGACGTTGCATTCCGCAAGAAAAAGATCCTGGGGCTGGATCTGTTTACAAAAAAGCTCCCGGTCCCGGTGCAGAGGGCACTTGGAATCTTTCTCGACATTGTGATACAGATCGCCCTGCTCATATTCATTTACTATGGCACAAATCTAAGTATCGCAAGCTGGAAGCGATCATTCCAGACATTAAAGCTCAGCTATTCCTATGTGACCATGGCTCTGCCGGTGATGTCTGTTTTAATGAGTATCTCCGTGATCATTGACATCGCCGGGCGGGTGAAAAGCTTTCGCGCTCCTGCGGATGAAAACGGAAAGGAGGTTAGAAAATGA
- the uxaC gene encoding glucuronate isomerase — protein sequence MRQFMDQDFMLYNETAKTLYHQYAEPAPIIDYHCHLSAREIYENKPAENITQLWLYGDHYKWRAMRANGIREERVTGNADDYDKFLAFAETLPFAIGNPLYHWSHLELKRYFGISETLNPRTAPSIWEETKKLLSDGQHTPQYFIRQSNVYALCTTEDPADTLKYHERLAVEEKLSTKILPAFRPDNALDIANHGWAEYIRRLSLAAEMPIIGWEELKTALKIRMDEFAGAGCVASDHGMEAFPFLPVGEEQVKEIVKKALDGQPLTAAEAEGFQTELLLWLGREYAKRGWAMELHMNAMRFCNTRAVETLAEATGFDSVCDHPLALKLAAFMDELDKTRQLPKTILFSLNDVDNMVISTMTGNFQDSQTPSKIQMGAAWWFQDHADGMEKQMRILANEGLLGRFIGMLTDSRSFLSYPRHEYFRRILCNLIGTWVENGQYPCDMETLGMLVERICYLNVKEYLGI from the coding sequence ATGAGGCAGTTCATGGACCAGGACTTTATGCTCTATAACGAAACTGCAAAAACACTGTACCACCAGTACGCAGAGCCGGCGCCGATCATCGACTACCACTGCCACTTGAGCGCCCGGGAGATCTATGAAAACAAACCGGCTGAGAATATCACCCAACTATGGCTTTACGGGGATCACTACAAATGGCGCGCCATGCGTGCCAACGGGATCCGGGAAGAACGCGTTACCGGCAATGCAGACGACTATGACAAGTTTCTGGCCTTCGCCGAAACCCTGCCCTTTGCCATCGGAAATCCCTTGTATCACTGGTCGCACCTGGAGCTTAAACGGTACTTCGGAATCAGTGAAACGCTGAATCCCAGGACAGCCCCTTCTATCTGGGAGGAGACAAAAAAGCTCTTGTCGGACGGTCAGCACACACCGCAGTATTTTATCCGCCAGTCCAATGTGTATGCGCTGTGCACTACGGAGGACCCTGCGGACACCCTAAAGTACCATGAGAGGCTCGCCGTTGAAGAAAAGCTCAGCACAAAGATCCTGCCGGCCTTCCGCCCGGATAACGCACTGGATATTGCAAACCACGGCTGGGCCGAATATATCCGCCGCCTTTCCCTTGCGGCGGAGATGCCGATCATCGGATGGGAGGAATTGAAAACAGCCCTCAAGATCCGGATGGATGAATTTGCAGGAGCCGGCTGTGTTGCCAGCGACCACGGGATGGAGGCGTTCCCATTTTTGCCTGTAGGTGAAGAGCAGGTAAAGGAGATTGTTAAAAAGGCCCTGGACGGACAGCCGCTGACCGCGGCGGAGGCCGAGGGATTCCAGACCGAACTGCTCCTTTGGCTGGGACGGGAATATGCCAAACGGGGCTGGGCCATGGAACTTCATATGAATGCCATGCGCTTCTGCAACACGCGCGCGGTGGAGACCCTTGCGGAAGCTACCGGTTTCGATTCCGTCTGCGATCATCCTCTGGCCCTAAAGCTGGCGGCTTTTATGGATGAACTGGACAAGACAAGGCAGCTTCCCAAGACCATCCTGTTCTCACTGAATGACGTTGACAATATGGTCATCTCCACCATGACCGGCAATTTCCAGGATTCCCAGACGCCGTCTAAAATCCAGATGGGTGCCGCCTGGTGGTTCCAGGACCATGCGGACGGGATGGAAAAGCAGATGCGCATCCTTGCTAATGAGGGGCTCCTGGGTCGGTTTATCGGTATGCTGACGGACAGCAGGAGCTTCCTCTCCTATCCGCGCCACGAGTACTTCCGCCGGATCCTCTGCAACCTGATCGGCACATGGGTGGAAAACGGGCAGTATCCCTGTGATATGGAGACGCTGGGTATGCTGGTCGAACGGATCTGTTACCTCAATGTGAAAGAATATCTGGGAATTTAG